The Rhodopirellula halodulae sequence GGGCCACACCGGATTCTTAACTCAACAGTCAGGATGGCTGGATTTGAACCAGCGGTCTCGTGCACCCGAAGCACGCGGATTGCCAGGCTTTCCCACACCCTGATAACAAAGCCTCATACAGAAAGAGCGCCCAGTGGGAGTCGAACCCACACTTCCGCCATGGCAAGGCAGCAGGCTACCGCTACATCATGGGCGCAAAATTGCATCACAACCAAATTGTCAAAGATCAAAGATGCACGAGGCATCCAAAGAGCACCGAGTCGGAATCGAACCGACGTCTCCTCGTTACGACGGAGGAATCTTCCCGCTAGACGATCAGTGCTTGTTGTTTGTTTCAGTGGGACCGGTGAGAATCGAACTCACATCGTTCGGTTTAAGAGACCGATGCATTACCTTGTCTGCCACAATCCCAAATTGTGTTGTCGTTGTTTCGTTTCAGTCGGCGTGGCGGGAATCGAACCCGCGACCGTCGCCTTATAAGGACGCCGCTCTCACCCCTGAGCTACACGCCGATGCGTAGCAAGTGGGGCCGGAGAGATTCGAACTCTCGCCGAACGGATTAAAAGTCCGTCATGCTGCCAGTTACACCACAACCCCAAGATCGATTTGGGGTATGCGTTTCAATCGCTGAAGCATGCTTGGTTCTCCTTCGTGTTCGTTGTCGTCAGTGGTAGCCCCGAGGATCGAACTCGGCACAACCTCGTTATCAGCAAGGCCTGGACAACCAGCCCTCGACTACCATGTGGTTCCCATTCAAGTCGGACACCTCGGAGTCGAACCGAGACCCTCCTGCTCCCAAAGCAGGCGTGCTTCCATCTGCACCTGTATCCGATGTGTGTTGCCGATTCCGTCGGCGCATATCTTCCTTGTCAGTGGGCCGGGAGGCGCTCGAATCCTCGTCTGCGGTTCTTCAGACCGCCGCTAGACCGTCTCAGCTACCAGCCCATATTGGCTTGTTGGGTTCGTCCGATACGGACACGAAAAAAGGCTCGATGTCTGCGTGACACCGAGCCTTCATGTAGAAAGCAGTTCGCTTGAAGCGAGTGTCACGTGAGCAATCGATACGCCGGGCTATTACCGGGCAGGAACGTATTGGATAAGGACCAATCGCTACCGCCGAAGGCAATCCCTTCGTGTATTCGTTCGAGTTGATTTGATTGCTGTTTGGTAAACATCAGAAAGCTCGACTCGCTTCTCTGGGTGTGACTTTTGTGTTCCGGCTTGGCCGGGTCTGGGGTAATAGACGCTATCGGATCTGAATGGTTCGCGAAAAAACTCGCTTTCGCAAAACTAGATGCGCTGCGAGGCGAAGTTATTTCATGCTCGCAAGAAAAAATTTGCCATCTCTCGCACGAAAGTCAAACGATTCGTCCATGCTTTTGTACTCGCAACTCGCGAGATTTTCTCCGCTGGCCAATCAATCAGAGTCCCCTTGGGCTCGAAGATGTCGGAGATGGTGAGCCGCATGAGCTGTGTGAATCTCAAGAATCTTCTCGCGTGGCAATCGGCCGAATCCTGGATGCGGAGCGAAGCTGCCGGAGTGATCAAGCAGTCGTCCAACACTTGCCGCGAATGCTTCGACTTCAGTTGCGTCTTCCAAGTTATCCGGCGGAACAAAGATCGGGGCCGTTCGTATCCCGCGAGGAGAATCACCGCTCAGCACCTTGGGCAACAGTATTCGTCGCACCAGAGGCCGCAATGGCGCAAACAGCGACATCCAAATCGGGTAGCCATCGACGCTGGAGTCTTGAACCAAAACCAAGTGCCGACAGATCTGCCCGAGCGACCAGTTTCCGTGCAGGACATAGCCGCTAGCCAACAATTGCCGAGCATCATCGACGGCCGCTTCGAGATTGTTGAACTGCAATTGACGGAGGTCACTCATGTGTCTGCGGCATCTCGGTAGAATCTGAATCTTTGGAAGCACATTATGGGCGACACGCCTGAAGATTGACACCAGCGATGAAAACCGACGCCATTCAAGTCCGAGCGACTCGCAGCGATGATCGCGATCGCATCCTTGCCGTGCATCTGGATGCATTCGGCGGGGACGAAGGTCCTGTGATAGTGAGCTTGCTACAAGAGATGCTCGACGATCCGACGGCAGAGCCGATGCATTCATTCGTTGCCGAGTCAAATGACAAGATTGTCGGTCACGTGCTCTTCACGTCTGTCACGATCGAGTCGGCCAGCGTCTCTACCGATGGTGTGACTGCCCAAATTTTGGCGCCTTTGGCTGTGCCCAGCGAGCTGCATGGCAAAGGTATCGGCACGCATCTCGTTAAAGAGGCATTGCAACAACTTGCCGCAAACAGCGTGCAACTTGTTTTTGTGCTCGGTTACCCAGGCTACTATTCTCGATTTAGTTTTGTGCCTGCCGGTGCTCGCGGTTTACAAGCTCCCTATCCAATACCTGAGAAGAACGCAGACGCTTGGATGGTTCTTGAACTGGAAGCTGATGCGGCCAAGTCGTTCGACGGCACGGTCAAATGCTGCGAAGCATTGAGCCACCAAAAATACTGGGTCGAGTGATGGACGGTGCTGCATCACTACAGCTGAGGCCGTTCAGACCAGACGACGCAGAAACGTGCTTGACATTGTTCATGGATTGCGTCCATCGCATTAGCTCACGCGACTACACACCCGAACAGATCGCGGCGTGGGCGTCACGAACGATTGATCTTGAAATATGGCGTGCACGGTTCGATGATCGCTTTGCTTACGTTGCAATGGAAGATGATTGCATCGTTGGGTTCACCGATATGACACGGGAAGGACATCTCGATCGCCTGTTTGTATCCGCGGACCATCAGGGCCGCGGTATCGCTCGTGGACTTGTTAGAAGACTTCTGAAAGACTCGATCGATCATTCAATCGAAGAGATCACGACGGACGCCAGTATCACCGCAAAACCATTCTTCGAGCGAATGGGCTTTAGCGTCGTTCGCGAGCAATCCGTCGAGTGCCGCGGAGTGTGGATGACCAACTATCGAATGCAGCGAGCCGTTTGAGCCGAAGCTAGTTGACCCTGCAAGTTCCATCGTCGCAGCGCCCCGTCAATCGCAAGCGGTTCTTAGCAAAGACGCGATAGCCGAACTCGAGACCGTGCGAGATGCCGGGCAAGCGAGTGAGCGAGACAATCGGCTTCAGACCAACGGCAGCATACAGTCGACGAAAGACCTCGACGCCCGTGATCCACTCGCCACTGGGCAACCGACCTTGGATCTCGTCCATAAAGTCTTTCATGGTCATCCCGTAGCTTGCCGGCCTAAACGAAGGATCGGCGATGTCGGTAAAGCGGATTCGGTGCTTTCGATCAAGTCGACGAAGCAGTTTGATCTCGCGCAGGCAAAGTGGACACTCGCCGTCGTAGAAAACTTCCACCTGCCAGTCGTTGCTCACCTCGCCGTTCATCAGTCCTTCGCCGCCTCAATGCCAGATTCCGAATCGCCTTTTTCGGTTTCCTCAACCGACGATTTCAAGCGGATCAGGATCTCGTTCCGGCGAAGTGCTGCCGGAGTAAACGGCGGATCGTAGCCAGCCGCCTCGGCCGACTCCTCACCTTCCAGCCCTTGGCTCTTCATCCATTCTCGCAGCTCGGTTTCCTTTTCTTTGGCCAGCTTAGAATCGAGCTTGCCGGGGAAGCGAACCACGGCGAACTGACCACCCTTCCGCTCACGCAGTTTTACGCTTTCACCCTTCGGATCCGGAGCTCCCTTTGCCGCGACTTCTTTGGGCATCACAAAACCCATCGAGACATCCGACTTGCCGATTTCGCCTTCCATGAATACCGGCGTCGTCATCGCGATCTTCTGCTCGGCTTCGTTGGCCCCACTGATGTACTGAAACAGCCGCATAAAGCTGCCGTCCCGACCTTGAGAGTCCATCTTGGAATCGGTCGCAACCAGCATCAGGTCCGGGTATTCGCGGACTTCAAAACTTCCGTTGGACTTGATCACTTTGTACTCGGCCGACTCGTACCCCGCTCGAGTGGTCATGGCCAGGGCGAACGTGCCGACCAGAGCGACTCCGACGAATCCCGCGATATAGATCCCCGTTCGATAGATTTCTGTACGTTTCATCCGTCCCAACTCCATCGTGTTGAACTTTCTCGACTGCCTTACTGTAGACACACGGCTAGCAACGCCCATGCCGCCATTGACGGCTGCCAATCCTGCTATTGGGCAAGTCGTTTGGAACTCAAAGTCTGAAGGAAGAATGCGGGATGGATGAAGGCCAGCCGGAACTATCGAGAGGCGAGATCGATCGCGTCATCATGATGGCCTGGGAAGATCGCACCAGCTTTGACGCCATCCAAGATCAGTACGGCCTGTCCCCAGGCGACGTCATTAAGTTGATGCGTCGAGAGATGAAGCCCAGTTCCTTCAAGCTCTGGCGAAAACGAACCCACGGGCGAGTGACCAAGCACGAGGCCAAATTCGCCAAAACCGTGAACGGCGACGAGCTCCGACGGTTCCGAGCGTCGTCTCAGCGAGGGTAACGGCATTGGCGAAGATCAAACGAGTCAGGACCAAGCCTTGCAGTCGTTGCAATGAAACCAACGACGTTCTCTACCGGGTTCGCGTCGAGGAAGACGGTAACTGGATTTTCGTCTGCCCGACCTGCCTCGGCAAAGTCAAACCTGGCAATCCACACTACCAATACGGCGGGACCTGGAAGAGTAAGAAACGTCATTGACTGGTGAAGCTTCCATCTCCGGTCGAGCCTTCCGGTTCATCCGGTACCGGGTGAATGACTGGATACGGCGGCATGTCGGGATAGTACTCGCCGGGATGACCCGGCGGCAGGTTGTCCGGCGCTGAGTAGCCGGGCGGGACGTGGTACGGATGGTCGGGCGGCAGTCGCGGCCAAGTGTGGATTGTCGGAGGAGCTTCGATCACGACGGGTTCTTCGGGCTCCGGCGGCCACGGCCAATCCTCGGGCCACCAGTCGGGCCGCGATCCCGAACTGAATGTTTCGTCATCGGTGCTGGATCCTTCCGGTGGATCGGGATCGGCGGGCATTGATGGCGACTCGCTTCCTGGCGGATCGAACGGCGGGATGAATGGAGGCGGCGGCATTTCGGGTTCGAACGAATCATGCGGGGTCATCGCAAGGCACTCCGTTGCAATGGATTTGAATGAACAAACTTGGTGCGGTGCGAGGGACACAGGCCGCACTGGTGAATCGCTTTTGTTTGCAAGAACCGGCGAACATCATCGTCGCTCGCGTCGGCTGAGCAGGCTTGGTAATCGCGGAACGGTTGCCACGCAGGCAGGTGATGCAACTTCAGCTTTGCTTCGACTTGGTTGAAGTAGGCTAACGCCGGGCATTTCCAAAGCATCGAGCGGTAGAGCTGCGTGCAGGTCTTCTGCATGCACACTCGGTAGGCTGCGGCGGGTTTCGAATCAAATGGGATCAGCTTGCCATCCTCAACGTTGTATTGCCGCATCCACCCGCGATGCGACTGTCGGATCTTGATCTGGATGCCCGGGTACTTTTCACGCCATCGCCAGACGAGCCGCTTCACCTCGCGGAACCGTTGCACGTAGGCTTCATGAGTTCCGTGTTGACTGACTTCGAGGCGACAATTCGTTTCCAGCAGGACTTCCGGCAAGTCGGGAAAACGGTGCAAAAAGAAACCGTTCGTGACGAACATCAGTTGGCTATCAGACCAATGCTGTCTGGCAAGCTGAATGTGCCCGATGACCTGCGGGTTCAAAAGTGGCTCGCCGCCTAGCATCGCGAATCGTTTTGGCTTCAACCGATGCGACCAGTTCGAATACTCGCCATCGGCAGTATCAACTGTCGGCAATTTGCCTGCCACGTGAAAGTTGCTGTAGTGGCTGCACTGCTGGCAGGAGAGATTACAACCGTGGGCGACGTGGTATTCCAGGGCAGGCAGTTCGATCATCGCCAGATCACCTTTTTCAAACCGTATTTTTCCAGCCCGAGTTTGAGGAATTGCGGGCGATGTCGCTTGTAGCCAGGCGGATCGATGTGTTCATGTTTGAACGAGTGAGAGACGTCGCAGGCAACATTGACGCCGGCGACCTTGCATCTCCAAAAGAAATCCCAGTGTTCTTCAACCTTGAGCGATTCGTCCCAACGGATCGCTTGCAAAATGTCGCGATAGGCGACAAAGCAATTACCGACGTAATGACACCAGCGAATCGAGCCGCGTTGTTTCAGAACGCCGCGATGGATACGGAGACGACGACCGTTGCTTTGCAACAGTCGAGGGCGTTCTTCATCGTTGCTTAGGGTCGAGAGCAGATCGATGTCGTTGTGCTTATTGAGCTTGGCGACAAGTTCCGGCAGTTTTGTCCGTTGGGTCACCAAATGGTCATCATCGGTGAAGACGACGATCGGGGTTTCGCCCGCGTCGAGCAATCGATTGCGCCCGGCGGATAATCCAATGTCGAAATCTGTCTCGATCAATTGGTCCACCATTGCCGCTTCGGTCGGACAGTTTGTTGAGAAGCGAAGTTCCGGTTTGCCATCGTCGAGCACATGGATCGCCGGGCGATTCGTTCCGTAGTGTGTGTGGATGCTCCGCACCAGCGCGGCACAACACTGCGGTCGATGGATCGTCTTGATGCAGAAGGTGACTTGATCACGCATGGACGATGCCGCCTCCGGGATATCGCATTGAATGGAATCCATGTTTTCGAAGGCCAAGTTTCCTGAACTTTGGCCGACAGCGAAGATCGCCGTAGGGTTTCGCTCCAACGTGGGCATGAACGACCATGCAGTCCTCTGCGACGGCGACTTTCAACTTTTCGATGTGGCTGGCCCGGTAGAAGAATTCCCAGTGTTCGTAGGTCTTGATCTCAGGATCCCAACGCAGCTTCGCGATCGCGTCCCGACGGGCGAGGAATGCGTTGCTAGACATGTCGCACCAGGCCAGCTGGCCAATGCGCCGGTGTTCGCCTCGGAACATCCAGATCCGTAGGCCATCCATCAGGGGCGCGAACAATAGTGGCCGACCGCCACCGCCCTGTCGGACGCCGAGGATATCGATGTCATGCTCCTGAAAGCGATCGTAAACTCGATCGAGGTGTAGATCGGGCGTGATGACGTGATCGTCGTCGAGCAAGAAGATGAACTCGGATTCTGCGGCGTCGATCGCCGTGTTGCGACCAACGCCGACTCCGACGTCGTGCCGGTCGAGGTTGATCACGTGGCAGTGCTTGGCCGTGTCGGGATATTTCTCCGAGAATCGCAATTCTGGCCGGCCATCATCGACGACCACGATCTTGGGCTGTTCAAAGTGCTTGCGTAACGACTGTACGAGTCGATGGCATGCCCAGGGACGATGAATCGTCTTGATGCAAAAGGTGATGTCGTCGAGCGTGAATGGTTTTGCTGCGGCCACTGCATCACCCATGCTTTCGAAGGTCTGGATTGACGTGCGAGATGGCCGAGGCGATTTCGTCTTCGGTCGGTTCAATGCCGAGGAATTCAATCAATTCGCCAATAGTGCGATCTGGCTCAGCAGTCAACTCGGCGAACTCGATCTTGAAGACCGGAACCTCTGGGTGTGATTCGATGAATCGATCGCGGTGTTCTAAGAGGCTCCGCTGCAATCGCTCGCACTCCTCATCGTCGGCAGCGAACCACTGACCGGCGTGCTTGCGAGAGCGATCTTGCAAACTGCGGATGGAGGCTTCGATGTCGCGGTTCACAGCGATGATTCGTAGTGAATCGCCGAGTGCCATGTGCAGATGCTCCGCGAAACGGCAGAGATGCGGATACTTTCCTCCGGCGACCGTTTTGTCGCGGTTTGCTTCTGACTTTCTCGTGACAACCCAAGATTTCAGTTGCTGTGTGAGTTGCTGGTCACTGATCACCGGATCGGTAGCTGGAAACCGCATGGCTTTCTCGCACAGCTGCGCAAGTCCAACCGCTTCGCCGCCGCCGGTCGCCTCGTAGCCACCGAGTTGGTTGCCCATGTGAACGCCCAAGTGATGCATGATCATCGCCACGCACGACGTTCCGGCGCGATGCGGCCCGAGAACCGCAAAGAATGGTGCGTCCGAGTGATCGGCATTGCGGGCGTCGTTGAAGAACCGCGTCTGATTCCATTTCCGACCACAAATATTGGATTTTGTTGGCAGTTGTCCCACCATCCAACGGTCCGGCGTATAAACCGCGATCGATTCCTTTTGAATGTTCTTGCCTTGGACCAGCGCTTCGTAGCGGCGTTGAATGAAACGACCGAGGTGGTGATCGATGTGGTGCTTGTGATGCCAATCGTTCCAGGTCAGGTGCCGGTACAACGCCTTCATGTTCTCGCGACCGCGGACCATGAACGCATGAGTGCGATTGACGTTGTAGGGGCGATAGACATGTTCGCTGATCTTCTGTGGGGGATGCTTGCCGGCGTACAGGTGCTGGCCGCCGAGGTAGACCAGTCCCCAATCCGCCGGCAATTCATCGACGAATGCTGTGAAGCGTTCAGCAAAGTCGTCGGTGAATCCGGCATCGTCTTCGAAGACAACATACGAATCGATGTGTTCGGTCAGACACTTTTCCAAGATCAATAGGTGCGAGCGATAGCAGCCCCACGCTCCGTTTCCGGCTCGCCATTGCGGCGGTGTGGCGACGTGCCGACCATCGATTGCTGGAAAACGCTCGGGTTCGGGTAACGGCCACGGATCGGGCAACTGTTCGAGCCATTCCCGCAAGCGATCCGTCCGGCGGTCAAGGTTGATCAAAAAGCAGCGATCAACGATCGACTGTGTCTTCAAGATCATCGTTCGGCTCGGATGGCCCTTCGGGGAACTTTTGTTCGAATTTGCGGATGGCGGTGTTGACGAGTCCACGGGCGATTCGAGCCGTAAACCTTCCATGGGGCAGACCTCTTAATTGGGCTTCTTCAAGTAACCAGTCGACGATGGTGTCGATGTTGCGGTGGCAGCCTTCCGCGCCCCAGTCGTTCATCGTGTCGACACGGGTTTCGCAGTTGCACGTTTCGCTTGGCTTGGCAAACCACGCCAACATGCGTTTCAGTTCATTGCCAGGACCAGGACGGAAACGATCGATCTTGATCGTCTCGGGTTCATCACGTTCCGGTAGATAGTTGCGAAGCAATGACTCGAGTTCGCGAGTGTCCTGTTTGCGGCGTTTCTTGTTGACCACCGCCATGCCGATCGTGACCAAGTTGATCGCTCTCGGGTTTTCGTTGGCTTGGCAGGCGTTGCACGCTGAAGGCGTCGTTCGGACCTTGCAGCCAGCCATTTGCCCGGCGACTTCGCAGGCGTTGTCTTGGGTCAGGTGAGGACAGTGGATCATGCTGTCATCCCCGCAACTTGACCGTCGTAGGCTCCGGAACTGCTCGGTGGCTCGCCGGGATCTTCGCAGTCGCTATCGACTAATTCCCAACCGCATGACCAGATCCAAGTACTGTTGCACGGTTCACTCGATCCACTGCTGTCTTCGGACGGCGGTTCACTGTCGCTGTGGCTCGGTCGTTCGGATCCTTCGCTGGATTCAGATCGGCTTTCGCTCGGGCGATCGGAACTGTGGTCGCTGCTATGGCTTGGTCGATCGGAGTCGGAGGTTGACGGATGGCTTTCTGACGGTGGTTCACTATCGCTTGCCGATGAATCACCGACGCTGGGATTATCAATGCTGTCGCTGGGGCGGTCGCTATCGGAGGTTGATTGCGATCTGCTATCCGATTGCGATTGTGAACGACTGTCGGACGCTGATTTGGAATCACTACCTGACTCGGATTCACTCGTTGATTGCGAGGCAGAACCGCTTAGTGAACCGGACTCGCTTTGAGATCCACTGACGGATGCCGAGCCGCTCCCCGAGTCGGACTGGCTGTAGGAGTGCGATTCGCTCGCGGACGATTCTCGCGAGTAGCTTGGTTCGCTTACCGATTCGCTTGTCGATTGCGAATGCGATTCACTCTCTGATTCGGATTTCGACTCGGATTGTGATTGGCTTGATTCCGATTCGCTGTGACTGCTTGCTGAATCGGAGTAAGAACGTGAATGGCTGGGGTGAGAATGCGATTCGCTTGCAGATGCGCTCTGTGAGTCGCTTCCCGAATCACTTTCTGAATCGCTCGATTCAGACTTGGACTCGGACGACGTAGAGACCGAATCACTAACACTCGATTGCTCGCTTTCACAGGCTGAGCTGTCCGAATCACTCGATTCCGATCCCGATGAACTCGCCGACTGAGATTCCGAGGATGAATCTGATGAGGTTGAAGACGAACTATTGGAAATCGAAGGTCCTGAGTAACTCGGCTCGCTGTAGGAGCGGCTCGATTCGCTTTCGCTCTGGGACTCCCTTGATTCGGAGTCACTGCTACTTGCCGATGACTCGCCCGAATCACTGGATGAGGAGTCGGAGCTGGATGCATCGGACGAATCAGATGATTCTGACGAGGTAGAGGATGACGCCGAGCTGTCGCTGGATGACTGGCTCGATGAGTCTGAAGATTCGCTAGATGATGAGCTGCTGTGAGATGACGAAAACGAGCTTGTTAAAGAGCTGGAAATCGAGCTACTGGAACTCGACGAAAGACTGCTCGAGCTGGATGATCCCAGGCTGCTCGATGAACTTTGGCTGGACGATGCGCTGCTAGAGCTACTGCCGGAGCTCGACGATGAACTGCTCGAACTCGAACTACTGCCATCGCAGCAACGGCACCCAATCGTAAGGTAGGCCGATGTGTCCTCGTGGAAATGGCAAACGATCTGCTGCGATGCCAAGAGCGCGTAATCGCAGACGTTATAGACCGAAACTTTGACGCCGACCGGTCGCCACTGTGTTCCGTCAAATCGCAGTTCGCGAGCCGTTCCCCAAGACTGGGCTTTGATCCGATGTGTTGGCTTGCAAAGCAACGTTTGCTTGGGCGAATCAAGCACCCACGATTGGTTGCCGTCGAAGGTGACCGATAGATACTGGTCCCCGGAACCCTCGATTGGCCCGCGGATCCGCTGCGCCGAGTGATTCCGAGCAACGATGCGGACCTGTTCGCCGTCGACATCCAACACCGGTTCGATGTTGCCGGTTTGGTCCAGTCGGTGGAGATCACATGTCCCGCTGCCGGTCGTCGTTCCCTGGCGGGCGCTGATGCCGCCGACCGGAACCTTGACCAAATGCGCGATGTCGGTCGGATGACCAACCCGGACGACCGCCCACTGCAAACCGGTTTCCGTCGGATTCCGTCGCCAGAGGATCTGGGCCGAACCCTCTGGTTTGGATTCCAGATAGAAGTTCGGCGACAGTGATGCGTCGGCAAAGTCATGCCAGGTCTTGGTGATATTGACTTGAGCCGCGACAACGCCATCGAATACGACGCGACCAACCTTATCTTCTGCGATCGGTTCGATGGCGACGCCCACTCGCCCCGTGGAAGCGCTCACCCCGTGCTTGCCGACTTTGATCGTCGCATCGCGAACGAATCGAGCGAGTTCGACCGGACCATCGAGCGGGTCGGTCAGTGGCTGAATAAAGCCAGCGACGCCACCGATCGGAATCGTTTGCGTTGTGATGTTGTGAACGCGAATTGTCGCCGCGTTCTGCAGGTGGGTCCGTGGCCCTCCTCCACCGGGCAACCGATTCTTGTGCAGGGCATCAGCCGCCGCCAACAGCCGGTTGTACTCGGTGGCCGAGATATTGAATTGATCGCCGGGGCGAACTCGTCGTGTCATCAGTTGATGCCCAGCGCGTTAAAGTTGCCCTCCGGATAAACTTGCTCGACGTAGGCCGCGGCCGGACGACGTAGAACGCGATCGCCGACGACCTCTTCGTCATGCCGGACCCACAAGTAGTCCCAGCCACGTTTGCTGATTCCGTTGATCGCACCTACCGACAATGCGGGCTGATTGGGCCGCGCAGCGAAGTGATAAGTGATGTCGACCCAATTCTGCTCGTCTTCACCACCTTCGCTGCCGAGGAACAATGCTTCGCCGGGTGCAAAGATCGACCAGTCCGTTGAGTTCGTTCGCCCCGTCATCGCGACGACTGCCAACAAATATGCTGTCGAAACCCACTCGAACTTCTT is a genomic window containing:
- a CDS encoding DUF1569 domain-containing protein, with protein sequence MSDLRQLQFNNLEAAVDDARQLLASGYVLHGNWSLGQICRHLVLVQDSSVDGYPIWMSLFAPLRPLVRRILLPKVLSGDSPRGIRTAPIFVPPDNLEDATEVEAFAASVGRLLDHSGSFAPHPGFGRLPREKILEIHTAHAAHHLRHLRAQGDSD
- a CDS encoding GNAT family N-acetyltransferase; translation: MKTDAIQVRATRSDDRDRILAVHLDAFGGDEGPVIVSLLQEMLDDPTAEPMHSFVAESNDKIVGHVLFTSVTIESASVSTDGVTAQILAPLAVPSELHGKGIGTHLVKEALQQLAANSVQLVFVLGYPGYYSRFSFVPAGARGLQAPYPIPEKNADAWMVLELEADAAKSFDGTVKCCEALSHQKYWVE
- a CDS encoding GNAT family N-acetyltransferase; translated protein: MDGAASLQLRPFRPDDAETCLTLFMDCVHRISSRDYTPEQIAAWASRTIDLEIWRARFDDRFAYVAMEDDCIVGFTDMTREGHLDRLFVSADHQGRGIARGLVRRLLKDSIDHSIEEITTDASITAKPFFERMGFSVVREQSVECRGVWMTNYRMQRAV
- a CDS encoding thiol-disulfide oxidoreductase DCC family protein, encoding MNGEVSNDWQVEVFYDGECPLCLREIKLLRRLDRKHRIRFTDIADPSFRPASYGMTMKDFMDEIQGRLPSGEWITGVEVFRRLYAAVGLKPIVSLTRLPGISHGLEFGYRVFAKNRLRLTGRCDDGTCRVN
- a CDS encoding SOUL family heme-binding protein produces the protein MKRTEIYRTGIYIAGFVGVALVGTFALAMTTRAGYESAEYKVIKSNGSFEVREYPDLMLVATDSKMDSQGRDGSFMRLFQYISGANEAEQKIAMTTPVFMEGEIGKSDVSMGFVMPKEVAAKGAPDPKGESVKLRERKGGQFAVVRFPGKLDSKLAKEKETELREWMKSQGLEGEESAEAAGYDPPFTPAALRRNEILIRLKSSVEETEKGDSESGIEAAKD
- a CDS encoding TIGR03643 family protein gives rise to the protein MDEGQPELSRGEIDRVIMMAWEDRTSFDAIQDQYGLSPGDVIKLMRREMKPSSFKLWRKRTHGRVTKHEAKFAKTVNGDELRRFRASSQRG
- a CDS encoding radical SAM protein; translated protein: MIELPALEYHVAHGCNLSCQQCSHYSNFHVAGKLPTVDTADGEYSNWSHRLKPKRFAMLGGEPLLNPQVIGHIQLARQHWSDSQLMFVTNGFFLHRFPDLPEVLLETNCRLEVSQHGTHEAYVQRFREVKRLVWRWREKYPGIQIKIRQSHRGWMRQYNVEDGKLIPFDSKPAAAYRVCMQKTCTQLYRSMLWKCPALAYFNQVEAKLKLHHLPAWQPFRDYQACSADASDDDVRRFLQTKAIHQCGLCPSHRTKFVHSNPLQRSALR
- a CDS encoding glycosyltransferase, with amino-acid sequence MRDQVTFCIKTIHRPQCCAALVRSIHTHYGTNRPAIHVLDDGKPELRFSTNCPTEAAMVDQLIETDFDIGLSAGRNRLLDAGETPIVVFTDDDHLVTQRTKLPELVAKLNKHNDIDLLSTLSNDEERPRLLQSNGRRLRIHRGVLKQRGSIRWCHYVGNCFVAYRDILQAIRWDESLKVEEHWDFFWRCKVAGVNVACDVSHSFKHEHIDPPGYKRHRPQFLKLGLEKYGLKKVIWR
- a CDS encoding glycosyltransferase family 2 protein → MGDAVAAAKPFTLDDITFCIKTIHRPWACHRLVQSLRKHFEQPKIVVVDDGRPELRFSEKYPDTAKHCHVINLDRHDVGVGVGRNTAIDAAESEFIFLLDDDHVITPDLHLDRVYDRFQEHDIDILGVRQGGGGRPLLFAPLMDGLRIWMFRGEHRRIGQLAWCDMSSNAFLARRDAIAKLRWDPEIKTYEHWEFFYRASHIEKLKVAVAEDCMVVHAHVGAKPYGDLRCRPKFRKLGLRKHGFHSMRYPGGGIVHA
- a CDS encoding glycosyltransferase family 25 protein, with protein sequence MILKTQSIVDRCFLINLDRRTDRLREWLEQLPDPWPLPEPERFPAIDGRHVATPPQWRAGNGAWGCYRSHLLILEKCLTEHIDSYVVFEDDAGFTDDFAERFTAFVDELPADWGLVYLGGQHLYAGKHPPQKISEHVYRPYNVNRTHAFMVRGRENMKALYRHLTWNDWHHKHHIDHHLGRFIQRRYEALVQGKNIQKESIAVYTPDRWMVGQLPTKSNICGRKWNQTRFFNDARNADHSDAPFFAVLGPHRAGTSCVAMIMHHLGVHMGNQLGGYEATGGGEAVGLAQLCEKAMRFPATDPVISDQQLTQQLKSWVVTRKSEANRDKTVAGGKYPHLCRFAEHLHMALGDSLRIIAVNRDIEASIRSLQDRSRKHAGQWFAADDEECERLQRSLLEHRDRFIESHPEVPVFKIEFAELTAEPDRTIGELIEFLGIEPTEDEIASAISHVNPDLRKHG